Proteins from a genomic interval of Treponema brennaborense DSM 12168:
- a CDS encoding Na/Pi cotransporter family protein, translated as MNVISIIFQLIGSIGFLLYGMKLMSDGIQKSAGESLHRVLGLMTGNRFFAVLTGLFITMIIQSSSATTVMVVSFVNAGLLSLTQSVGVIFGANIGTTVTAWIVSFFGFNFNITLFAVPMFGIGYILTLMKKLHKHAIGEALMGFGLLFLGLSLLSSAMPSLDADNVGFLAALTGKGELSILLGIAAGLAVTVIIHSSSAATAIILTMSYNGLLPWEFAAAMVLGSNIGTTIDAVLASIGTKVNARRAALVHVLFNVSGTVLAVIFFHPLLTLVDLLVPGPVQESITMHIAMLHTVFNVVNTLLFLPFTTQIARLTERLIKPKKDEMPDVYRLEIAPAGVKENAAAAVVRAEKEIADMSDVVIRMFDRITGGFADRSKTFIAANMQPLEADETYADQMQEELSKYLVHCLDLPVTDNQRNNISQMLRIVDELETMTDDCFTIALLLQRSIEKNMNFAPEDMERFEPYVRLVNQFVRLIRGNINHHLTAEKMTEAQVLEDQIDLFRKNLKKVARKRLENGADVKSELLYIDLVRNLEKIGDRAFSISEALNQTV; from the coding sequence GTGAACGTCATATCTATCATTTTTCAATTAATCGGAAGTATCGGATTCCTCTTATACGGCATGAAGCTGATGAGCGACGGAATCCAGAAAAGCGCGGGCGAAAGTCTGCACCGCGTGCTGGGTCTTATGACAGGGAACAGATTCTTCGCCGTACTGACGGGGCTGTTCATTACGATGATCATCCAGTCGTCGAGCGCCACCACCGTAATGGTCGTTTCGTTCGTCAACGCCGGATTGCTTTCGCTGACGCAGTCGGTCGGCGTGATTTTCGGCGCGAATATCGGAACTACCGTAACCGCCTGGATCGTGTCGTTTTTCGGCTTCAACTTCAATATCACGCTGTTCGCAGTTCCGATGTTCGGTATCGGCTACATACTGACACTCATGAAAAAGCTGCACAAACACGCCATCGGTGAAGCGCTCATGGGATTCGGCCTGCTGTTTCTCGGGCTGAGTCTGCTGTCGTCGGCAATGCCGTCGCTCGACGCGGACAACGTCGGTTTTCTGGCCGCTCTGACCGGAAAAGGCGAACTGAGCATCCTGCTGGGAATAGCCGCCGGTCTTGCCGTTACGGTCATCATACATTCGTCGAGCGCGGCGACCGCGATCATTCTCACGATGTCGTACAACGGCCTTCTGCCGTGGGAATTCGCGGCGGCGATGGTGCTGGGAAGCAACATCGGAACCACGATCGACGCGGTACTCGCTTCGATCGGAACGAAAGTAAACGCACGGCGCGCGGCGCTCGTTCACGTACTGTTCAACGTTTCGGGAACCGTGCTCGCCGTCATATTTTTCCATCCGTTGCTGACGCTGGTAGATCTGCTCGTTCCCGGACCGGTGCAGGAATCGATCACCATGCACATCGCCATGCTGCACACGGTGTTCAACGTTGTCAACACGCTGCTGTTCCTGCCGTTTACCACACAGATAGCGCGGCTGACCGAACGGCTCATAAAACCCAAAAAAGACGAAATGCCCGACGTGTACCGGCTTGAGATTGCACCTGCAGGGGTTAAGGAAAACGCGGCGGCGGCAGTCGTCAGGGCCGAAAAAGAAATCGCGGACATGAGCGACGTCGTTATCCGCATGTTCGACCGCATTACCGGCGGCTTCGCCGACCGCAGCAAAACGTTCATCGCGGCAAACATGCAGCCGCTTGAAGCGGATGAAACGTACGCGGACCAGATGCAGGAAGAACTTTCAAAATATCTGGTTCACTGCCTCGACTTGCCGGTAACCGACAATCAGCGCAACAACATTTCGCAAATGCTCCGCATCGTAGACGAACTGGAAACAATGACCGACGACTGTTTTACAATCGCCCTGCTTCTGCAGCGGAGTATCGAAAAAAACATGAACTTTGCCCCGGAAGATATGGAACGGTTCGAGCCGTACGTCCGGCTCGTCAATCAGTTCGTCCGTCTGATCCGAGGCAACATCAACCACCACCTGACCGCGGAAAAAATGACGGAGGCGCAGGTTCTCGAAGATCAGATAGACCTGTTCCGCAAAAACCTGAAAAAAGTCGCCCGCAAGCGGCTCGAAAACGGCGCCGACGTCAAGTCGGAACTGCTGTACATCGATCTGGTGCGCAATCTCGAAAAAATCGGCGACCGCGCGTTCAGCATTTCGGAAGCGCTCAACCAGACAGTTTAA